GGCCGAGCAGGGCGCGCACGAGGGCGTGACGGTCACCGACGTGGTCGAGGACCGCACGCCGCCGCGCATGGTCTTCGATCCGAGCCACCCCGACGCCAACGCCGACGGCTACGTCGCCTATCCGAACGTCGACCCGATGGCGGAGACCATCGACCTGATGGCGGCGACGCGCGCCTACGAGGCCAACGTCCAGGTCGTGAATGCCACCCGCCGGATGGCGGAAGCCGCGCTCGGAATCGGCGGCTGAGGGGGAGAGCGATCATGGATGTCACGCGCATCGGCACCCCGGCGGCTCCGGCGCCCGACGCCGCCGCCGGCAGCACGGGCGGCGCGCCGGGGCAGGCGTCGTTCGGCAAGGTCCTCAAGGACTCGCTCGCCCAGGTGAACCACCTCCAGCACGAGGCCGACGGCGCCATCCGCGAGCTGGCGAGCGGCGGCACGGCGACGCTCCACGACACGATGCTGGCGATCGAGAAGGCCGAGCTGTCCTTCCGCCTGATGATGCAGGTGCGGAACAAGATCGTCGAGGCGTACCAGGAAGTCCTCCGCATGCAGGTGTAGTGGATGGGCGCGCGGCTCGAGAGACTGTGGAGCCAGCTGGCGGCGTTCTTCCTCGCCCAGCCGCCGGCGCGGCGGGTGGCGATCGGCGCGGTCGGCCTGCTCTCGATGGCGGCGGTGCTCGGGCTCGCCTGGTGGGCCCAGCGGCCGCTCTACCGGCCGCTGTTCACGAACCTCTCCGAGCGCGATGCCTCGGCGATCGTCGAGGCGCTCAAGACGGAGAAGGTGCCCTTCGAGCTCGAGGACGGCGGCCGGGCGGTGCTCGTGCCCGCCGAGCACCAGTACGAGCTCCGGCTCACGCTCGCCAGCCGCGGCCTGCCCGAAGGGGGCGGGGTCGGCTTCGAGATCTTCGACAAGCAGACGCTCGGCCAGACCGACTTCCTCCAGCGGCTCAACTACCAGCGCGCGCTCCAGGGCGAGCTCGGCCGCACGATCGGCCAGCTCGGCGGCGTCGAGGCGGCGCGCGTGCACCTGGCGCTGCCCGAGCGCTCGCTGTTCGTCGCCGAGGACCGGCGGCCCTCGGCCTCGGTGGTGGTGAAGCTCGTGCAGGGGCGGACGCTGTCCGCCGCGCAGATCGACGGCATCGTGCACCTCGTGGCGGCGAGCGTCGAGGGTCTCCAGCCCGACGGCGTGACCGTGGTCGACGAGGGGGGGCGCATCCTCACGTCGGACCGGCGCGGCGCCGAGGCCGCCGGCACGTCGAACGTCCCGATCGAGATCCAGCAAACGCTCGAGCGCGGCGCCGAGGAGCGGATCGAGAGCATGCTCGGTGCGGTGGTCGGGCGCGACAAGGTGGTGGCGCGCGTTGCGGCGAGCCTCGATTTCGCCCGCGTCGAGCGGACGGAAGAGACCTACGATCCGGACCGCACCGCCATCCGCACGCAGCGGACGACGCGCGAGGAGACGATCGGCCAGAAGACGCCGGGCGGCGCGCCCGGCGTGCAGGCGAACCTCACGAACGACCCGGCGGCCACGACCGGACCCGACGGCCCCAAGTCCGAGCGGCGCGACGAGACCCAGAGCTACGAGGTGTCGAAGGTGACCTCGCGCACGATCGCGCCGGTCGGCGCCGTGAAGCAGCTGTCGGTCGCCGTGCTGATCGACGGTACCTACACCGAAGGGGAGGGCGGCAAGCGCGTGTTCACCGCGCGACCGTCGGAGGAGATCGACCGGCTCCGCGAGCTCGTGAAGAGCGCCGTCGGCATCTCGGAGAGCCGTGGCGACAAGATCGAGATCACGAGCGTGCCGTTCCAGTCGGAACCCCTGCCCGCCGGCGAAGGCGCTTTCGGTGCTGTGGGCCGCTGGGCGCCGGCCGTCCTGACGCGCCTCCTCGCCGTCGCCTTCGCGGCGGCCATGCTGCTCTACGTCGTCCGTCCCGTCGTGCTCGGCGTCGCGAGCCGGCTGCCCGGCCCGCGCGGGATCGGCGCGATGGAAGGCGCCGTCGCGCAGCTCACGCACGAGAACCTCGCCCTCACGCAGGAGCACCCCGAACGCGCCGCGCAGCTCGTCCGCGAGTGGCTCCGCGAGGGCGCCCCCCAGGTCTGACCGATGGCCGAGCCCGCGACGCTCCCCGCGCCGCGCCTCCCCACCCCGCAGACCGGGGCGGAGAAGGCGGCGATCCTCCTCCTGACGCTCGGCGTGGAGGCCGCGGCCCGCGTCTTCCGCCATCTGAACGAGCAGGAAGTGCGGCAGGTCTCCGAGGCCATCGCGCGCCTGCGCTCGATTCCCCGCGAGCAGGCGGCGCACGTGCAGGAAGAGGCGTGGCGCTGGCTCACGAACCGCGAGGGTCTCCTCGTGGATGGCGAGCGCTTCGCGCGCGACCTCGCCAACGGCGGCAAGCCGTCGCCCGCGGTCGAGCGCGACGCGCTGCCCGGCCGGCCCGCGGGCCTCACCCCGAGCCTCGGCGACGTCGCGCCGGCCGCGCTCGCGCAGCTCCTCGCCCACGAGCATCCGCAGGTGATCGCCTTCGTGATCGCCCAGCTCGAGCCGCGCCAGGCGGCCGAGGTGCTCGGCGCGCTGCCCGAGGCGCTCGCGCCCGACATCATCCGCCGCGTCGCCGACCTGCAGAACATCTCCGACGAGATGCTGACCGAGGTGCGCGAGGTGCTCCAGGTGCAGGTCGAGGGACTCGAGCGGGTGAACCGCGGCAGCAAGCTCAAAGGGCCGAAGCTCGCCGCCGAGATCCTGAACAGCGCCGACCGCGAGCTCGAG
This is a stretch of genomic DNA from Deltaproteobacteria bacterium. It encodes these proteins:
- the fliG gene encoding flagellar motor switch protein FliG; this encodes MAEPATLPAPRLPTPQTGAEKAAILLLTLGVEAAARVFRHLNEQEVRQVSEAIARLRSIPREQAAHVQEEAWRWLTNREGLLVDGERFARDLANGGKPSPAVERDALPGRPAGLTPSLGDVAPAALAQLLAHEHPQVIAFVIAQLEPRQAAEVLGALPEALAPDIIRRVADLQNISDEMLTEVREVLQVQVEGLERVNRGSKLKGPKLAAEILNSADRELETRIFTQLEADVPDVADSIRNLMFTFEDLIRLDNRGMQVVLKEVPREDLMLALKTASPAMRDKIFGNISQRAAEILQEDMGSMGPVRLKDVEQA
- the flgC gene encoding flagellar basal body rod protein FlgC, which codes for MDLTGTLAISGSALSAERLRLDTIASNLANASTTRTPEGGPYRRRNVVFAAEPLENDFGETLASLAEQGAHEGVTVTDVVEDRTPPRMVFDPSHPDANADGYVAYPNVDPMAETIDLMAATRAYEANVQVVNATRRMAEAALGIGG
- the fliF gene encoding flagellar M-ring protein FliF; translation: MGARLERLWSQLAAFFLAQPPARRVAIGAVGLLSMAAVLGLAWWAQRPLYRPLFTNLSERDASAIVEALKTEKVPFELEDGGRAVLVPAEHQYELRLTLASRGLPEGGGVGFEIFDKQTLGQTDFLQRLNYQRALQGELGRTIGQLGGVEAARVHLALPERSLFVAEDRRPSASVVVKLVQGRTLSAAQIDGIVHLVAASVEGLQPDGVTVVDEGGRILTSDRRGAEAAGTSNVPIEIQQTLERGAEERIESMLGAVVGRDKVVARVAASLDFARVERTEETYDPDRTAIRTQRTTREETIGQKTPGGAPGVQANLTNDPAATTGPDGPKSERRDETQSYEVSKVTSRTIAPVGAVKQLSVAVLIDGTYTEGEGGKRVFTARPSEEIDRLRELVKSAVGISESRGDKIEITSVPFQSEPLPAGEGAFGAVGRWAPAVLTRLLAVAFAAAMLLYVVRPVVLGVASRLPGPRGIGAMEGAVAQLTHENLALTQEHPERAAQLVREWLREGAPQV
- the fliE gene encoding flagellar hook-basal body complex protein FliE, which produces MDVTRIGTPAAPAPDAAAGSTGGAPGQASFGKVLKDSLAQVNHLQHEADGAIRELASGGTATLHDTMLAIEKAELSFRLMMQVRNKIVEAYQEVLRMQV